One Ranitomeya variabilis isolate aRanVar5 chromosome 5, aRanVar5.hap1, whole genome shotgun sequence DNA window includes the following coding sequences:
- the LETM2 gene encoding LETM1 domain-containing protein LETM2, mitochondrial isoform X1 encodes MATYTCSVVLASLRSRSCRLVLQKNNCLLYSTVSHHQHGWLPPMARCPAHTNVPHPAIYNQHFHTSVFQLQSLPPPPAAPTPEPEKSPQVARKSLGQRVVDEIKHFYHGFRLLWIDTKVAARMVWRLLHGQVLTRRERRRLMRTCADLFRLVPFMVFVIVPFMEFLLPVFLKLFPEMLPSTFESESKKEEKMKKKLGAKLEMAKFLQETISEMARRNKAETGGDRQQQFSSYVQQVRVTGEQPTTQEIVRFSKLFEDELTLEHLERSQLAALCRLLELPPIGTNNLLRFQLLMKLRSIKADDEMISKEGADNLTVAELQAASRTRGMRSLGLTEEQLRDQMKQWLDLHLKENVPPSLLLLSRALYLTDVKPKPIMPVEQAPKSSPPSAPLTDSKETLTDPAPVLQDVKEENITPKTLIQESTLQAKESAKASANGV; translated from the exons ATGGCCACGTACACCTGCAGCGTAGTCTTGGCTTCTCTCAGGTCCCG GAGTTGTCGTCTTGTCCTTCAGAAGAACAATTGCCTGCTCTACTCCACCGTATCCCATCACCAACATGGATGGCTGCCCCCCATGGCAAGATGCCCGGCTCACACAAATGTCCCCCACCCGGCCATCTACAACCAGCACTTCCACACCTCAGTGTTCCAACTGCAGAGCTTACCTCCACCACCCGCAGCGCCGACACCGGAGCCTGAAAAGTCTCCACAAGTTGCACGCAAGTCTCTAGGCCAAAGAGTCGTGGATGAGATTAAACACTTTTACCACGGTTTTCGCCTGCTCTGGATAGATACCAAAGTGGCTGCTCGCATGGTTTGGCGGCTGTTACATGGCCAGGTGCTGACCAGGAGGGAGCGGAGACGG CTGATGAGGACGTGCGCAGATCTGTTCCGGCTGGTTCCATTTATGGTCTTTGTTATAGTCCCGTTCATGGAGTTTCTGCTTCCTGTGTTCCTTAAGCTCTTCCCGGAGATGTTACCTTCCACCTTCGAATCGGAGTCCAAAAAG GAGGAAAAGATGAAAAAGAAGCTGGGAGCCAAATTGGAGATGGCCAAGTTCCTCCAGGAGACGATCTCTGAGATGGCCCGGCGGAACAAGGCAGAGACCGGCGGGGACAGACAGCAGCAGTTTTCTTCCTATGTCCAGCAG GTCCGGGTCACAGGAGAACAGCCCACCACGCAGGAGATTGTGCGCTTCTCTAAGCTGTTTGAGGACGAGCTGACCCTGGAGCACCTGGAGAGGTCCCAGCTGGCGGCCCTGTGCAGACTGTTAGAACTGCCACCCATCGGCACTAATAACCTATTACGGTTCCAGCTGCTGATGAAGCTTCGATCTATAAAGGCCGATGATGAG ATGATCTCGAAAGAAGGAGCGGACAACCTGACTGTCGCCGAGCTGCAGGCCGCCAGCAGGACGCGAGGGATGAGGTCTCTGGGTCTCACCGAGGAGCAGCTGAGAGATCAAATGAAGCAG TGGCTCGATCTTCATTTAAAAGAGAACGTGCCGCCATCTCTCCTACTACTCTCCAGAGCCCTGTATCTGACCGACGTCAAACCCAAGCCCATCATGCCTGTGGAG CAGGCACCAAAGAGCAGCCCTCCGTCAGCACCACTTACAGACTCAAAGGAGACGTTAACAGACCCGGCCCCTGTCTTACAAGATGTGAAG GAGGAGAATATTACCCCAAAAACTCTCATACAAGAGTCCACACTCCAGGCAAAAGAAAGT GCAAAAGCCAGCGCCAATGGAGTGTAG
- the LETM2 gene encoding LETM1 domain-containing protein LETM2, mitochondrial isoform X2: MATYTCSVVLASLRSRSCRLVLQKNNCLLYSTVSHHQHGWLPPMARCPAHTNVPHPAIYNQHFHTSVFQLQSLPPPPAAPTPEPEKSPQVARKSLGQRVVDEIKHFYHGFRLLWIDTKVAARMVWRLLHGQVLTRRERRRLMRTCADLFRLVPFMVFVIVPFMEFLLPVFLKLFPEMLPSTFESESKKEEKMKKKLGAKLEMAKFLQETISEMARRNKAETGGDRQQQFSSYVQQVRVTGEQPTTQEIVRFSKLFEDELTLEHLERSQLAALCRLLELPPIGTNNLLRFQLLMKLRSIKADDEMISKEGADNLTVAELQAASRTRGMRSLGLTEEQLRDQMKQWLDLHLKENVPPSLLLLSRALYLTDVKPKPIMPVEAPKSSPPSAPLTDSKETLTDPAPVLQDVKEENITPKTLIQESTLQAKESAKASANGV; this comes from the exons ATGGCCACGTACACCTGCAGCGTAGTCTTGGCTTCTCTCAGGTCCCG GAGTTGTCGTCTTGTCCTTCAGAAGAACAATTGCCTGCTCTACTCCACCGTATCCCATCACCAACATGGATGGCTGCCCCCCATGGCAAGATGCCCGGCTCACACAAATGTCCCCCACCCGGCCATCTACAACCAGCACTTCCACACCTCAGTGTTCCAACTGCAGAGCTTACCTCCACCACCCGCAGCGCCGACACCGGAGCCTGAAAAGTCTCCACAAGTTGCACGCAAGTCTCTAGGCCAAAGAGTCGTGGATGAGATTAAACACTTTTACCACGGTTTTCGCCTGCTCTGGATAGATACCAAAGTGGCTGCTCGCATGGTTTGGCGGCTGTTACATGGCCAGGTGCTGACCAGGAGGGAGCGGAGACGG CTGATGAGGACGTGCGCAGATCTGTTCCGGCTGGTTCCATTTATGGTCTTTGTTATAGTCCCGTTCATGGAGTTTCTGCTTCCTGTGTTCCTTAAGCTCTTCCCGGAGATGTTACCTTCCACCTTCGAATCGGAGTCCAAAAAG GAGGAAAAGATGAAAAAGAAGCTGGGAGCCAAATTGGAGATGGCCAAGTTCCTCCAGGAGACGATCTCTGAGATGGCCCGGCGGAACAAGGCAGAGACCGGCGGGGACAGACAGCAGCAGTTTTCTTCCTATGTCCAGCAG GTCCGGGTCACAGGAGAACAGCCCACCACGCAGGAGATTGTGCGCTTCTCTAAGCTGTTTGAGGACGAGCTGACCCTGGAGCACCTGGAGAGGTCCCAGCTGGCGGCCCTGTGCAGACTGTTAGAACTGCCACCCATCGGCACTAATAACCTATTACGGTTCCAGCTGCTGATGAAGCTTCGATCTATAAAGGCCGATGATGAG ATGATCTCGAAAGAAGGAGCGGACAACCTGACTGTCGCCGAGCTGCAGGCCGCCAGCAGGACGCGAGGGATGAGGTCTCTGGGTCTCACCGAGGAGCAGCTGAGAGATCAAATGAAGCAG TGGCTCGATCTTCATTTAAAAGAGAACGTGCCGCCATCTCTCCTACTACTCTCCAGAGCCCTGTATCTGACCGACGTCAAACCCAAGCCCATCATGCCTGTGGAG GCACCAAAGAGCAGCCCTCCGTCAGCACCACTTACAGACTCAAAGGAGACGTTAACAGACCCGGCCCCTGTCTTACAAGATGTGAAG GAGGAGAATATTACCCCAAAAACTCTCATACAAGAGTCCACACTCCAGGCAAAAGAAAGT GCAAAAGCCAGCGCCAATGGAGTGTAG